One window from the genome of Perca flavescens isolate YP-PL-M2 chromosome 17, PFLA_1.0, whole genome shotgun sequence encodes:
- the LOC114572492 gene encoding regulating synaptic membrane exocytosis protein 1-like, whose product MLLCNQVIWVCNNCRKQQEILTKPGEWFTGQAEKPAGLGSAVSEPSVCQTLGDKKLRSRSQAPPGSTTAIQDPNRPSAPGTTPGTDARSHSEPPRDTRNGRGGGGGAGRGERRPGQARLQTQVSMDRDMRGESRERRESRRLTKGRSLEHDPVGGNGGVRRTEEGGYHHMDHSGAPPRQAGPVPPGGRGHPGPVQEDGGRGWRAA is encoded by the exons ATGCTCCTTTGTAACCAGGTGATCTGGGTGTGTAATAACTGCCGGAAGCAGCAGGAGATCCTGACCAAGCCAGGCGAGTGGTTCACCGGTCAGGCTGAGAAACCCGCTGGCCTCGGTTCAGCCGTCAGCGAGCCGTCTGTGTGCCAAACGCTCGGGGACAAGAAGCTCCGCTCTCGCTCCCAAGCACCCCCGGGCTCCACCACCGCGATCCAAGACCCCAACCGACCCAGCGCACCTGGGACCACACCTGGCACCGATGCCCGGTCACACAGCGAACCGCCACGAGACAC GAGAaatggaaggggaggaggaggaggagctggtcGCGGAGAGCGCCGGCCAGGTCAGGCCAGGCTGCAGACCCAGGTCTCCATGGACCGGGACATGCGGGGGGAGTCCAGGGAGCGCAGGGAAAGCCGGCGGCTGACAAAGGGACGCTCTCTGGAGCACGATCCTGTGGGAGGGAATGGCGGAGTGAGACGGACAGAAGAGGGGGGCTACCACCACATGGACCACAGCGGTGCCCCCCCTCGCCAAGCAGGGCCGGTCCCTCCTGGAGGCCGGGGCCACCCTGGGCCTGTGCAGG AGGACGGTGGGCGGGGTTGGCGGGCCGCATGA